In Aureibaculum algae, the following are encoded in one genomic region:
- a CDS encoding DUF11 domain-containing protein yields MKEVVINIFQLFHTYSQNYALMGVTTVPQTESVFKMKKFRIIFVTMLLLAFGKSFAQSIQVTPGTDLPTEVIACGDQETFKFRVYGPTVADEKIEVQLPSESEYISLVSPASGVSVDDTDLKKPIFNIVSALASPSNFIDIEYSVLTGCTIVLDPELTHTLVSNPTINKTVDYPTVQYSVLEVNSNIVPSSASLNVNDTQNFTFTIGNDPVSTNAYSSNIYAYITHSTNVEVTYTGTGTFISGSPSGGMVTNIIALTSADIATVGDNDNKFEKNESIDITIAAKLLGCPAGGGETISYRAGYGACIAASSPCLTGNTSTSGIALASGAPELYTEVVKRAWPSPSNSDTAEFLLRNDGTGAGDIYNLSFDLGFSNGGAVYTPSDFTSYSWSNFSVNGNTVANSGAQGSETSFQFATDPDGAGVGLEDLDGDGFFDDLPVGNSFTLTNELTYNYLVDTANDTACDPMYRGYAIVRWAHEYQDQCGETTTLDVPMSNSESWRPWSFYNMQHSSLIENSSTGSSNLVAGSTFDFQIEQRSNASISTLNIAGLYWEVHYTIPAGVIPNGNGTWGGQPFNLVSFNAGTGLAIYTSNSAPANYRNNLAYDPIIPLQVDPACAGSFVGSIDYEYHLKGDATYEPIDLCGTGPTFTVSCGSPGPSVCVSNFSLDRTTFGFTDNTETTSVTAATTGIRTDHVLEGDMVRWHLEVDVSENNLVTLDALLEYDTKDWFGTQGDGGIKALRVEYQPAGGGASTVSTNLSQYSYTANNAGKTNHKVDLRGGDFTLTNPSIGARYIIDVDLKVSEDASFTDTAFESLTGILASSPATSLLNPTVHTCNYLTEELGMLEYYDTLRTDLRQQSTTFDGCDVIDTGARFSVARFSKIGDLFPNEFRNIAHLKQVDILVPIGVDYVPGSSLQNTYPNQTNQPIADPIITYNFEPGFNKYSWVNPGNWTRGKATVSWGIKEVKFQVVPNCNVSNWSYSGERFGISILPTSEMEYFRNVTNPGRIVNPARRDIPRPTQYIPLSYTLSSATPTVSTETNAAIWDVQINNTSSGGGILNNTWLAIDVPNNNIVPTLWIGATQIPLTGYGTGKYWAQIGFVSAVGLNLEIRSDNFTVCDTDTFNVTVGQNCASYPTDPDTGYPVTGGSGNYICNTETIPLTLTTQEPSINVGTTLGIPPATYDFCSIVPYEVSVNNAANGYAYALSADIRFPIGMTLDNTTGILNYNGTAYTVDPAQVSHNVATNTYTVDISGITSPISGTNGLPGVSAVASNEFELTFDTSFDCDYVSGSKIGTQMNGESSCGDPIDPSQGQSEIKTNPVNVTQVPSNIQYAMTVTSDDNTLQACSQTEVIDVEIINQGVTTDGSIESIVATIDDAFNYVSGSFVTGTNGPAGAPAVTVNAVTGKRELTWTMPNGIASGSSISFSFEVEVVSPGDVSCTDYDLNVSTRVQQSIDCSATGGATCPAINSITSQEDEPITVEKSTLSISSTTVNSTVNGVNLDITAGFSLENTSLIDLASGTVVSAYNDVNNNGSYDPSDVLLGSKTVATAIAAGNTINDTIDFSVAMARGCNVLLVVNTSNNNCICDTAETGMVCNSDLNLTKVTNNSNPNQGDNIIFTLTVTNNGTSVPTNIVVKDIIPTDFTYNHPNYTTTQGSATFSALREFVWDLGGFALPIGDSISLTYTVTVDNCGEFINQAEITNSSLNDPDSTPNNGN; encoded by the coding sequence TTGAAAGAAGTAGTAATAAATATTTTTCAGTTGTTTCATACTTATAGTCAAAACTATGCGTTAATGGGTGTTACTACCGTACCCCAAACCGAAAGTGTATTCAAAATGAAGAAGTTTAGAATAATATTTGTGACAATGTTGTTGTTGGCATTTGGCAAAAGTTTTGCACAAAGTATTCAAGTTACCCCTGGAACTGATTTACCAACAGAAGTTATTGCTTGTGGAGATCAAGAGACCTTTAAGTTTAGAGTTTATGGACCCACTGTTGCAGATGAAAAGATTGAAGTTCAGCTACCCTCCGAGTCTGAGTATATTTCATTAGTATCTCCAGCATCTGGAGTTAGTGTTGATGATACTGATTTAAAAAAACCAATATTTAATATAGTATCTGCTCTAGCAAGCCCTTCAAATTTTATAGATATTGAATATTCAGTTCTGACAGGCTGTACTATTGTTTTAGATCCTGAACTTACACATACTTTGGTTAGTAACCCAACAATAAATAAAACGGTTGATTACCCAACAGTTCAGTATTCTGTTCTTGAAGTAAATTCTAATATTGTTCCATCTTCGGCCTCACTTAACGTTAACGATACACAAAATTTCACCTTTACTATTGGTAATGACCCTGTAAGTACTAATGCTTACAGTAGTAATATTTATGCGTATATAACACACAGTACCAATGTAGAGGTTACCTATACAGGTACAGGAACTTTTATTTCGGGAAGTCCTTCGGGGGGAATGGTAACTAATATTATTGCATTAACTTCTGCGGACATAGCAACCGTTGGAGATAATGATAACAAGTTTGAAAAAAATGAGAGTATTGATATTACAATTGCGGCCAAATTATTAGGATGCCCAGCAGGCGGTGGAGAAACAATTTCCTATCGAGCGGGTTATGGTGCATGTATCGCTGCGAGCAGTCCTTGTTTAACAGGAAATACATCTACTTCAGGAATAGCTTTAGCATCTGGTGCACCTGAGTTGTATACAGAGGTTGTAAAAAGAGCATGGCCAAGTCCAAGTAATTCAGATACTGCAGAATTCTTATTGAGAAATGACGGTACAGGTGCTGGAGATATTTATAATTTATCATTTGACTTAGGGTTCTCAAATGGAGGAGCGGTTTATACGCCTTCAGATTTTACGAGTTATTCATGGTCAAACTTTAGTGTTAATGGCAATACAGTTGCAAATAGTGGGGCACAAGGGAGTGAAACCAGTTTTCAGTTTGCAACAGATCCAGATGGGGCTGGTGTTGGGTTGGAAGATTTAGATGGTGACGGGTTTTTTGATGATTTACCTGTAGGTAATTCTTTCACTTTAACCAATGAGTTGACTTATAATTATTTGGTTGACACTGCTAACGATACAGCTTGTGATCCAATGTATAGAGGTTACGCTATCGTAAGATGGGCTCATGAATATCAAGATCAATGTGGTGAAACAACTACGTTGGATGTTCCTATGAGCAATAGTGAAAGTTGGAGACCATGGAGTTTTTACAATATGCAACATTCATCGCTAATTGAGAACTCATCAACTGGAAGCTCAAATTTAGTTGCAGGAAGTACTTTTGACTTTCAAATAGAGCAACGAAGTAATGCAAGTATCTCTACTTTAAATATTGCAGGATTATATTGGGAAGTGCATTATACAATACCTGCGGGAGTTATTCCCAATGGTAATGGAACATGGGGAGGGCAACCATTTAATTTAGTAAGTTTTAATGCGGGTACAGGATTAGCCATTTATACATCAAATTCGGCACCTGCTAATTATCGAAATAATCTGGCCTATGATCCAATAATACCCTTACAAGTTGATCCTGCTTGTGCTGGGAGTTTTGTAGGTAGTATCGATTATGAGTATCATTTAAAAGGTGATGCTACTTATGAACCAATTGATTTATGTGGTACAGGACCAACATTTACAGTAAGTTGTGGGTCTCCTGGGCCTTCAGTTTGTGTATCTAATTTTTCTTTAGACAGAACTACTTTTGGTTTTACAGATAATACGGAGACTACCTCAGTTACAGCTGCAACTACCGGAATAAGAACAGATCATGTGTTAGAAGGTGATATGGTGCGTTGGCATTTAGAAGTTGATGTAAGTGAAAATAACTTAGTTACATTAGATGCATTATTAGAATATGATACAAAAGATTGGTTTGGTACGCAAGGTGATGGTGGTATTAAGGCATTAAGGGTGGAGTATCAACCTGCGGGTGGTGGTGCGTCAACCGTTTCAACCAATTTAAGTCAGTATAGTTATACTGCCAACAATGCTGGTAAAACAAACCATAAAGTTGATCTACGTGGAGGTGATTTTACATTAACCAATCCAAGTATTGGAGCTCGATATATCATTGACGTTGATTTAAAAGTATCTGAAGATGCATCATTTACTGATACCGCTTTTGAATCCTTAACAGGCATATTAGCCTCTTCACCGGCCACTTCGTTGTTAAATCCAACAGTCCATACCTGTAATTATTTGACAGAAGAATTAGGAATGTTAGAATACTATGACACCTTAAGAACAGATTTAAGACAACAGAGTACCACTTTTGACGGTTGTGATGTTATTGATACTGGAGCACGTTTTTCTGTTGCTAGATTTTCGAAAATTGGCGATCTTTTTCCAAATGAGTTTAGAAATATTGCTCATTTAAAACAAGTAGATATTTTGGTGCCAATAGGAGTAGATTATGTTCCTGGTAGTTCCCTTCAAAATACCTATCCTAATCAAACAAATCAACCCATTGCTGACCCGATTATTACGTATAACTTCGAACCAGGTTTTAATAAATATTCATGGGTCAATCCGGGTAACTGGACAAGAGGAAAAGCTACTGTGAGTTGGGGAATCAAAGAAGTTAAGTTTCAGGTGGTGCCAAATTGTAATGTAAGCAATTGGTCATATTCTGGAGAAAGGTTTGGAATATCGATATTACCAACTTCTGAAATGGAATATTTTAGAAATGTGACCAATCCGGGTAGAATAGTAAATCCTGCCAGAAGAGATATACCTCGACCAACTCAATATATTCCATTAAGTTATACCTTAAGTTCGGCCACACCAACAGTTTCAACAGAAACAAATGCTGCAATTTGGGATGTTCAAATAAACAATACAAGTTCAGGTGGAGGTATATTAAATAACACTTGGTTGGCCATCGATGTGCCAAATAATAATATAGTTCCTACATTATGGATTGGTGCAACGCAAATTCCTTTGACAGGTTATGGTACTGGAAAATATTGGGCTCAAATAGGTTTTGTTTCCGCTGTAGGTCTCAATTTAGAAATAAGATCTGATAACTTTACAGTGTGTGATACGGATACGTTTAATGTAACTGTTGGTCAAAATTGTGCGAGTTATCCTACAGATCCAGATACAGGATATCCAGTAACTGGGGGATCAGGTAATTATATTTGTAATACAGAAACAATTCCATTAACGTTAACAACACAAGAACCCTCAATAAATGTAGGTACAACATTGGGTATTCCACCGGCTACTTATGATTTTTGTAGCATAGTGCCTTACGAGGTTTCAGTAAATAATGCCGCAAATGGTTATGCTTATGCATTATCAGCTGATATTAGATTCCCAATAGGGATGACTTTAGATAATACTACTGGAATATTAAATTATAATGGAACTGCATATACAGTAGACCCTGCACAAGTAAGTCATAATGTTGCAACAAATACGTATACAGTTGATATTTCAGGAATAACATCACCAATTAGCGGAACGAATGGACTACCAGGAGTATCTGCAGTTGCATCAAACGAGTTTGAATTGACTTTTGACACTAGTTTTGATTGTGATTACGTTTCAGGGAGTAAAATAGGAACTCAAATGAATGGAGAGTCTTCTTGTGGCGATCCTATTGACCCTTCTCAAGGACAGAGTGAAATAAAAACAAATCCAGTAAATGTAACACAAGTACCTTCGAACATTCAATATGCAATGACGGTAACTTCTGATGATAATACCTTACAAGCATGTAGTCAAACAGAAGTAATTGATGTTGAAATAATAAATCAAGGCGTAACAACCGATGGTAGCATAGAATCTATTGTAGCTACTATAGATGATGCTTTTAATTATGTTTCGGGTTCATTTGTAACAGGAACCAACGGCCCTGCAGGGGCACCTGCAGTAACGGTGAATGCTGTTACAGGCAAACGTGAATTAACTTGGACTATGCCAAATGGAATTGCTTCAGGCTCTTCAATTTCTTTTTCTTTTGAAGTTGAGGTGGTTTCTCCAGGTGATGTTTCTTGTACCGATTATGATTTAAATGTATCAACTAGAGTTCAACAATCTATTGATTGTTCAGCAACTGGAGGGGCAACTTGTCCCGCAATTAATAGTATTACATCGCAAGAAGATGAGCCAATTACAGTTGAAAAAAGCACGTTGTCAATTTCATCAACTACAGTAAATTCTACAGTGAATGGTGTTAATTTAGACATTACCGCCGGTTTTAGTTTGGAAAACACTTCATTGATTGATTTAGCTTCAGGTACTGTCGTTTCTGCTTACAATGATGTAAATAACAATGGCTCATATGATCCTTCTGACGTTCTATTAGGATCTAAAACGGTAGCAACCGCTATTGCTGCTGGTAATACAATTAATGATACAATTGATTTTTCAGTGGCCATGGCAAGAGGTTGTAATGTCTTGCTTGTAGTTAATACATCCAACAACAATTGTATTTGTGATACTGCCGAAACAGGGATGGTCTGTAATTCAGATTTAAACCTTACAAAGGTTACAAACAATTCAAACCCAAATCAAGGGGACAATATTATATTTACCTTAACCGTTACCAATAATGGTACTTCGGTACCAACAAACATTGTGGTTAAGGATATTATTCCAACGGATTTTACATATAACCATCCAAATTATACAACAACCCAAGGTTCAGCTACTTTTAGTGCTTTACGTGAGTTTGTTTGGGATTTAGGTGGATTCGCATTACCCATAGGAGATTCAATTAGTTTGACTTACACCGTGACAGTAGATAATTGCGGTGAATTTATTAATCAAGCTGAAATAACAAATAGTTCGTTAAATGACCCCGATTCAACCCCAAACAATGGTAATTAA